TCTATAATGCATGTTGATGCATAAACCATGGTGAACACATACTTGGTCAGTCAATAATAATGATAGATTGTTCggttataataaaataatgatgcaCAAATCTTGGTACACTTGCCTgtcatgaataataatgataaatcattCGGCTACGATAAATCTTGATGAACACAAATGGatggttaaggaaaaaaaattgatcagcAATAATAATCGATCGATCAATAATGATGACAGATCGTTTGGCTATGATAAGACGTTGCTGCATAACTCCTGGTGGGCTTGTGGATGGTTACGTTTACATAAAATTACCAGGACTTTCGAGCTagctcaaataattttttataatatttttaaattattttaatgtattaatattaaaaataattttttaaaaataaaaaatatattattttaatatattttcaaataaaaaacactttaaaaaataaccacaactacACTCCCAAAAACATCATACATATCAAAAGTATCCCAAAAACTCACTCTATATCAAAAGTAGCCTCGggtaattttatgtatttaaacTGTAATAATGTCAGTATTGACAAAGGCCAGTGTCTGTCATATAGTTGGATTTGACCGCATATACTTTACCATTCTAATCAAACATGATGACTTTGGTATTTACAGGAACTAAGAACCAACCATACTCGCTCGTTATTTTTCACCCACGCAACGCAAGCCACCGTAAAAGGAACGTCAGCCTCCAAAAATCCACTCCTCAAGGGTTTCTTTCTTTGCCTGGTTACTCTCGCTTCTCTTACATGCAAAGAGCCACTAGTTGGTGACCAGAAGTACTATATATAATAGGAAAAGGCTCACCAAAGGAATCAGCTATTTCTTTCCTGCACAAAGGAAAACTAGGAGCTTCCCACCGcgtttccctttttctttcgtAGACAAGAAGATGGAGATAGAAGGGCAAGCCACTGTAAAGGAATCTCAGCCTCCAAAATTCGCTCTTCCAGTGGATTCAGAACACAAGGCAACTGAGTTCCGGTTGTTCTCAGTAGCTGCCCCTCACATGCGGGCATTCCATCTTTCTTGGGTTTCTTTCTTTGCCTGTTTTGTCTCTTCTTTTGCTGCTCCACCCCTTCTTCCTATCATACGTGACAACCTCAACCTCACTGCCTCTGACATTGGTAATGCGGGCATTGCATCAGTGTCGGGTGCAGTTTTTGCTCGAGTTGCTATGGGGACTGCTTGTGACCTTTTTGGACCCCGTCTAGCCTCTGCCTCATTGATCCTCCTCACTGCACCTGCAGTTTACTTCACTTCCATCGCCTCATCTTCTACTTCTTTTCTCCTGGTGCGTTTTTTCACTGGCTTCTCTCTGGCCACTTTTGTCTCCACTCAATTCTGGATGAGCTCTATGTTTTCAGCCCCGGTAGTTGGAACGGCTAACGGCGTTGCGGGAGGTTGGGGTAACCTTGGCGGTGGGGCAACGCAGCTAATCATGCCCCTTGTGTTTGGCCTCATCCGTGACATTGGAGCCATCAAATTCACAGCTTGGAGAATTGCGTTTTTCATTCCTGCCCTGTTTCAGACACTATCGGCATTTGCACTCTTGATCTTTGGCAAGGACTTGCCGGACGGAAACTTTAGGCGGCTACATAAAGCAGGGGATAAAACGAAAGATAAATTCTCAAATGTCTTCTATCATGGAATCACAAATTACAGAGGGTGGATCCTGGCACTCAGTTATGGGTATTGTTTTGGGGTAGAGCTGACAATAGACAACATTGTCGCAGAATACTTCTATGACAGATTTGACCTCAAACTCCATACAGCAGGAATGATTGCAGCAAGCTTTGGTCTAGCAAACATTGTTTCTCGACCAGGTGGTGGAATGATCTCAGATGCAGTGGGGAAGAGGTTTGGAATGAGGGGGAGGTTGTGGGCTTTGTGGGTAGTGCAGACCTTGGGAGGTGTTTTCTGCATCATACTTGGACGAGTTGGATCCTTAGGCGCGTCCATTGTGGTGATGATTGTGTTCTCTTTATTCTGCCAAGCAGCATGTGGACTAACATTTGGGGTGGTGCCTTTTGTCTCACGAAGGTAAGATTTCTTCCATATGTGTTACACCGATATTATGATCTGCAGCTCAAGAAAACAACAGAAGTTTTTGGTTAGGATTTCAGAGTTTTCTGATTGCAAATATAGTTAACTAAATAAGagcaaaaaagtattttcacGGCCAAGCTTAGAATTGATTCAGTATAAATTTCACAAAAGTTTTTTGACAGATGCTCATCTTGTAGATTCCTTCGGTATGGAACTTGACAGGAGAGTAAACTTTGGTTGAGATATCTAACAATACCATTATGGTTAATGAAATTCCATCACAACTAGCAACATCCTTGGATCTGCTTGTAGAGGTTAATGCCACAAAATGCatattttttctaagaattcTTTCCCTGACTCCATTCATATTTCTTATTTTCAGGTCATTGGGGCTGATATCTGGTATGACTGGAGGTGGTGGAAACGTGGGTGCAGTTCTAACTCAACTAATTTTCTTCAAGGGATCCAAATACTCAAAAGAGACAGGGATAATGCTCATGGGTATCATGATTATATTCTGCACTCTTCCgatttgttttatatacttCCCACAATGGGGTGGAATGTTTTGTGGTCCTTCATCTACAAAGATCGCTACAGAGGAAGACTACTACTTGTCCGAATGGAattcagaggagaaggagaAAGGCCTGCATCTATCAAGCTTAAAGTTTGCAGATAACAGCAGAAGTGAAAGAGGTAGAAAGAAAGATTCTGAAACCAGGCCAGTAGATGAAACCCCATCAACACAAGTCTAGATCATGCCTCATAGCCATACTTCTCTACTGCTCAAGTCTTATGCTGCAAGCTCTCAGAGCGATATAAAATTTCGACGTTGGACATGTAGACCTATTACGTTATAGTAAGGCCTTATAGTCTGTATGAAAATGTTGTTTAATTTTCACAGGCAAGTCATTAGAAGCAACCCTGTGGAAAACATCTACTTTACTTGACAAAGCCAGCCTTAATAAAAGAAGTTTCAAGAAATACATGGTAATTATTTCAGAACAAtagaactgaaaaaaaaaatggtaagtagaataaaaaatgatggcAAATTATTTATTCTGTAGATTCTCAGCTGTGTAGTCTGCTAATAGTATATCTGGTTCCACAGGTCTCCTGAATCTTTTATTCTGTCATCTTATCAAACATCATTCTCAtgaacattaaaaagataaaaaaattctctCCTATGAAGATATGCTCAGAGAAACTGAATcttactaaaaagaaaagggtcaGTTTTGGCTGAAATTCTAGATTATCAGAATCAAATAACTTGTTCAACGGTCTGGATCAAAccaaacaacaaacaaatattAACTAAAACAGCAAGCAAGACAAAATGAAGCTTTCACAACCAATCTACATAAACGATGTCACTGTTTTAATTACTTGTGCTAATTCAACAAGCCAAGCTGACCTGATTGCAGTTAATCTCTGATGTTGCTGGGAGGAAGTATGACAAGTTCAATCTGAGCTGACCTTCCGGCCCTGCAAGACCATGATGAGATTTCTTATTGGAAGAATTCTCTGGTACGTTGTCAGAATTTGAAGGTTAATGCCCGAGACCATAGTAGGAAATGTAAAATGGGGATTTGATTCTCAGTAGGAATTTACTTGGTTGGTGGATGCATTAAGCATCTATATCTAAGATGTATGGATCATGAATCAAGAAACTAATAAGACCTGGAAAGTCATTATCACCACCTATATCAGAATGTGTTCTATTTAATGATAAGAAAACTCTAGCCAAAATATGAACCAAACaaggcaaaagaaaaaaagaagccaaatACCAAGCTTCAAATAAcagaagtttatttttttggatgcaGAGGGATTGGCTAAAGCCATCATACACTTGTTATCAGCGTCTCGATCAGCCAACTTTAGTTCACTTTTTCCACTGATTTTATCAGGGGTTACTTTGCAGACTAATTGCTAACTCAGGGAATACCTTGCACTAGAACTATACAAGTTGTACTCTTGCCctgtaagaagaaaaaagttacAGAAGATAAATAAGCTCACAATCAATCACAGTAAATTCAGATGACATACGGAGTGTTGAGAACTTATATGACAGTATGACCATTGCGAGCACAACTAAGAGCAAATTGGCACATGAACACAAGAACTGGTAAGTTTTCTACCTGCTAAGGCAAAACTCAAAACTGTTCTAAGTAGTACTGGGTCGGGATGTATTTCACATATTGGAGCAGTTCCGAATCAAAGAAAGCTAGAATGTGTAGAAGGCAGATTTGTGGACGGTTTCCCCAGCCTCCCAAACTTTATGGAAGCTTTGTTCACAGTCCCATAAATCCAGAACAGGGACATCAGAAAGAGTTCGATCGAATCGTAAAGAAGAGACTACACAGAAACAAGAATAAACAGGATATTCATAGCAATACCTTTATCTATCATACTTTCACCTGGATCAGTTAGGCTATCTTGACCTTCTATGATCCAATCCCTCACTTGTAGCTTGTAATTATCATTCTTGGCTGCACAGCAACACAGACCCATTTAGATTATGGCCAAAGCACATCTAATCATCTCCTAACAtgtaaataataactttttaaaattttaattgaggtatattttttaatttataaatcaaGTTGGACATTGAGAATTtttacttatattttaaaaaaaaattataaaattataatttttatatgaaatagtCAATTACTTAATACAATAAGATCTAAccgatcaaaataaaaaattaaaatttaactatattatgcttcaaaaatataatatttatttaatattgttattttgaaatttattaattattttattgcacttagaaataacaatttttatatgaaactgTCCATCAATTAAAAGATTGAGGTAAGAAATTgttgctcttttttttaattttttggcagGGAAAACTAAATTATGTCCATgtagtttttacttttttatttttagtccctatttttttatgggttttgcaTCTTAGTACTaaactttatttcttaaatttatagtCCCTAGACTTTGAGAGCGGAGAGAATCATTGAAAAACtagaaaggagagaaaaagtAGTGTCATTCACATTCAGACCATCAAAAGGCCAATCTTGATGTcgtttagtttattttgatgaaaggAGTTATCAAGgtattattttttagctttcttCTCACTAGAAAATGTAAATCGGGTTTAAAGaagaattttatgttttttttttttttttagagatatacGGGTGTATTAAGTGTAGAAGTTGGTTTATTGAGATCACTATTAGAAATttgataaatacaaacaaaaacaccaacaaaatGTTTCTACTGGTAAATTACAGTAAATTttactaacaaaaatatttatttggtatATCCATCAATAAACACCGAGATAAATATTCTCTTGCTATATACCGAAGGaattatagtgaaaaaaaaggaattaaaacaAAGCCAAAACATACGATAATGTTTCATTGATATCAGCGGAATTACCGATGATAATAATGTCATCGGTAAAATCCTTTTGTAAACTCATTGGTAAACTGTCCACTTCTCTTTGACATTGTTCATTATATCAATTACAAAGGATATCACCAATGGATTAATTTCGTAAGAATTTTCCAGATAACTCTTGAactgttaattattgttttttacataCGAAATCACCAATGGATTAAAAAGTTATTGGTaatatttagggttttttttaaattttttatttaattaaaattttaaattaaatattgcaAACGGAATCGCCAATGGAATGGTTAAAAgtattgatatttaattatccgTCAATAAAATCATCTCTAAAATGCCCTAATAAAAATACTAGAATCCCTCATTTCATAACAAACgtgcctcttcttcttcttcttcttcttcttcttcttcttctttttatgtaaaaaataccaccattcctttctttctttctcttatctTATATTATCTTCTTTCCTCAactacttctcttctcctccaagCACATGTATGtcttctttttatcttcttcttttctttctcagtttttttaattaacatactttatgaatttattttttcttttctctctcaactTCACTTGCAATTACATTaaggtaatatttttcttttttcttcttttttgtgtttttttttgcattatatttatttttttaatttattttaaaaaatttatattcttattaattgtatgaatgtagttgtaggatttgtttttcatatgagatcaaatttgttggatttttttttcaatttttttgttcaatttcaattaaattattttattgttgctaGATTATggatttgaaatatattttctagattaggtggaaattatttttagttgatttatttatttgttgttgttgttcaattttttttatttatttatttgttgcaaatttatttgagttgattttcttcttcttttgtcaaAGCAACTCAGTTCTTGATTATTATGGAgtgttaatttatattaatttgattattttctaattatgttAAATagattctttaaaatatttttaaataattaccgatgaaattgcATTTGGTATTTTTGTCGGTTATATGACAAGCTGCTTGAGGaaaataccaacaaaataaaGCAGATACTTTTTTTTGacgtgttttttcttttaataaatccatcattaataaatatttttttttattaccaatagACTCAACGACAAGACAAAAATTACCAACAAGAATTTTATCAAATGAAGCATTTTTTTTGTGAGCTTATTGGTAAATTCATTACCGATGGAATGATAGtgtaaatacatataaaaaatttccatTGGTAAATCTAAGAATTTTGATAGcggttttttttatggtgtttatcaggtgtatttagattaaaaaaaatcataactctGATTTTCCGACCACCTCTCTAACGACTAAAATTTGGATTAGCAAATGATTCATcgtctattttatttaaaaataaaaaaaataaaaaggattgtCAACagttaaacataaataaaataaaaaaaaaaaaaaacaattgcgcAGACCTTAGAGGCCTACGCGAGCCAAACCTTCTTCATATTGGGCTAGGCACTTTGGCCCCATCTCTTAGCCAAGCGCTTGATCACTTtatatggctttttttttttttcaaatataatttttagatctTAATTGAA
The sequence above is drawn from the Populus alba chromosome 15, ASM523922v2, whole genome shotgun sequence genome and encodes:
- the LOC118057455 gene encoding high affinity nitrate transporter 2.5 yields the protein MEIEGQATVKESQPPKFALPVDSEHKATEFRLFSVAAPHMRAFHLSWVSFFACFVSSFAAPPLLPIIRDNLNLTASDIGNAGIASVSGAVFARVAMGTACDLFGPRLASASLILLTAPAVYFTSIASSSTSFLLVRFFTGFSLATFVSTQFWMSSMFSAPVVGTANGVAGGWGNLGGGATQLIMPLVFGLIRDIGAIKFTAWRIAFFIPALFQTLSAFALLIFGKDLPDGNFRRLHKAGDKTKDKFSNVFYHGITNYRGWILALSYGYCFGVELTIDNIVAEYFYDRFDLKLHTAGMIAASFGLANIVSRPGGGMISDAVGKRFGMRGRLWALWVVQTLGGVFCIILGRVGSLGASIVVMIVFSLFCQAACGLTFGVVPFVSRRSLGLISGMTGGGGNVGAVLTQLIFFKGSKYSKETGIMLMGIMIIFCTLPICFIYFPQWGGMFCGPSSTKIATEEDYYLSEWNSEEKEKGLHLSSLKFADNSRSERGRKKDSETRPVDETPSTQV